The following proteins are co-located in the Rattus norvegicus strain BN/NHsdMcwi chromosome 19, GRCr8, whole genome shotgun sequence genome:
- the LOC134483623 gene encoding disks large homolog 5-like isoform X1 encodes MFARLCRRFGRVDVDGEESRMKETKPKGNDGHRTWSCGMWKAYRQTSSPETVLNKVQANEEEERLNRELELTTKERNELTDRLLYVTGGSMNKSPYFRPNPFYEKLKIKEKKVMSLLHNLDTNNIQYREKF; translated from the exons atgtttgcccgtctttgcaggcgctttgggagagttgatgttgatggAGAAGAGTCTAGAATGAAGGAAAcaaaacctaaaggtaatgatggacacaggacgtggtcatgtggaatgtgga AGGCCTACAGACAAacgtcatcccctgaaactgtcctaaacaaggtgcaggccaacgaggaagaggagaggctgaatagagaactggagctaactaccaaggagagaaatgagctgacagatcgcctcctttatgtgacaggtggatccatgaacaaGAG cccctacttcaggccaaatccattttatgaaaaattgaagataaaggagaaaaaggtcatgtcattactgcacaattTAGACACAAACAACATTCAATATCGTGAGAAATTttag
- the LOC134483623 gene encoding disks large homolog 5-like isoform X2, protein MFARLCRRFGRVDVDGEESRMKETKPKEAYRQTSSPETVLNKVQANEEEERLNRELELTTKERNELTDRLLYVTGGSMNKSPYFRPNPFYEKLKIKEKKVMSLLHNLDTNNIQYREKF, encoded by the exons atgtttgcccgtctttgcaggcgctttgggagagttgatgttgatggAGAAGAGTCTAGAATGAAGGAAAcaaaacctaaag AGGCCTACAGACAAacgtcatcccctgaaactgtcctaaacaaggtgcaggccaacgaggaagaggagaggctgaatagagaactggagctaactaccaaggagagaaatgagctgacagatcgcctcctttatgtgacaggtggatccatgaacaaGAG cccctacttcaggccaaatccattttatgaaaaattgaagataaaggagaaaaaggtcatgtcattactgcacaattTAGACACAAACAACATTCAATATCGTGAGAAATTttag